Proteins co-encoded in one uncultured Draconibacterium sp. genomic window:
- the eno gene encoding phosphopyruvate hydratase: MLISDVKAREIIDSRGNPTVEVDVTLESGAFGRAAVPSGASTGENEALELRDGDKSRYLGKGCLKAVANVNDVIAKEIIGMDATDQVAIDSKLLELDGTKTKSNLGANAMLGVSLAVAKAAAEYAELPLYKYIGGSNAKTLPVPMMNIINGGSHSDATIAFQEFMIRPIGAPTFREGLRMGAEVFHALKKVLAAKKLSTAVGDEGGFAPALGGTEEAIESILTAIENAGYKAGRAEDGGDVSIAMDCASSEFYKDGVYDYSIFEPNGVKRTSEEQAAYLAELIEKYPIDSIEDGMDEGDWDGWVKLNAAIGDKCQLVGDDLFVTNVEYLQKGIELGAANSILIKVNQIGTLTETLDAIEMAHRAGYTSVTSHRSGETEDSTIADIAVATNSGQIKTGSMSRSDRMAKYNQLLRIEEELGASAIYGYKKIYKK; this comes from the coding sequence ATGTTAATTAGCGACGTAAAAGCAAGAGAGATTATTGATTCTCGTGGTAACCCAACTGTTGAAGTTGATGTAACACTCGAAAGTGGTGCTTTTGGCCGTGCAGCTGTTCCTTCTGGAGCATCAACCGGCGAAAATGAAGCACTCGAATTACGTGATGGCGACAAAAGCCGTTACTTAGGAAAAGGCTGTTTAAAAGCAGTTGCAAACGTTAACGACGTTATTGCAAAAGAAATTATTGGTATGGATGCTACCGACCAGGTGGCTATCGATAGCAAATTATTGGAACTCGACGGTACTAAAACAAAATCTAACTTAGGTGCAAACGCTATGTTAGGTGTTTCGCTGGCTGTAGCAAAAGCAGCTGCCGAGTACGCTGAACTTCCTTTATACAAATACATCGGTGGATCTAACGCAAAAACATTGCCTGTTCCGATGATGAACATCATTAACGGTGGTTCGCACTCCGATGCAACTATCGCTTTCCAGGAATTTATGATCCGCCCTATTGGCGCGCCTACTTTCCGCGAAGGGTTGCGTATGGGTGCTGAGGTTTTCCACGCCTTGAAAAAAGTATTGGCTGCTAAAAAACTTTCGACTGCTGTTGGCGACGAAGGTGGTTTTGCTCCAGCACTGGGTGGAACTGAAGAAGCTATCGAATCAATCCTTACAGCAATTGAAAACGCCGGTTACAAAGCTGGCCGTGCCGAAGACGGTGGCGATGTTTCAATCGCTATGGACTGTGCTTCATCAGAGTTCTACAAAGATGGTGTATACGATTACAGCATTTTCGAGCCAAACGGCGTAAAACGTACTTCGGAAGAACAAGCTGCTTACCTGGCTGAATTGATTGAAAAATACCCGATCGATTCAATTGAAGACGGTATGGACGAAGGCGACTGGGACGGATGGGTAAAACTGAACGCTGCAATTGGCGACAAATGCCAGTTGGTTGGCGACGACCTTTTCGTAACTAACGTTGAGTACCTGCAAAAAGGTATCGAATTGGGTGCTGCTAACTCAATCCTTATCAAAGTAAACCAAATTGGTACGTTAACCGAAACATTAGATGCAATTGAAATGGCACACCGTGCCGGTTACACTTCAGTAACTTCTCACCGCTCGGGTGAAACTGAAGATTCAACCATTGCCGACATTGCAGTGGCTACCAACTCTGGTCAGATTAAAACAGGTTCGATGAGCCGCTCCGACCGTATGGCAAAATACAACCAACTACTTCGTATTGAAGAAGAATTGGGTGCCAGCGCCATTTACGGATACAAAAAGATCTACAAGAAGTAA
- the dacB gene encoding D-alanyl-D-alanine carboxypeptidase/D-alanyl-D-alanine-endopeptidase, which yields MQVRYFSLLFLLIFSGQILAQSSFESAVETLLQQKDYKNASVGMNVVDLNSGKTVFSLDPKKLLVPASTMKMITSGTALEILGADYRFKTQISYTGNIGKDGVLDGDLVLIGGADPALGSEYFLDHYFEFLKNWAKQVKATGIKKVKGNLILDSGIYDTERIPDSWVWGDIGNYYGAGPNAFTVFDNMYRITFSSPKKAGKLTTVIQTYPKINGLQIVNEVLSADNNSDNAYVFGGPFDKNRVIRGTIPRNRKAFTIKASVPNPAEVLADAFLQNLLAEGVFVDGEIHFEKNVSNKTKLIFTQKSPTLAEIAEVLNHESVNLFAEHFLKQIAVEKNGLGNRKDAIELEKEYWKNRGLDIEDIFIEDGSGLSHFNAVSPVFFTRFLTRMASNDAFVESLPVAGKGTFKRFDTEKLPGKTLQAKSGSMTRVRCYSGYLTTDKGHKLVFSFMFNHFGGSHSALIKEIEQLFVKLKQNY from the coding sequence ATGCAGGTACGATATTTTTCTCTACTTTTTCTTCTGATTTTTAGTGGGCAAATCCTGGCTCAAAGCAGTTTTGAATCGGCAGTTGAAACATTGCTTCAGCAGAAAGATTACAAAAATGCCTCAGTTGGAATGAATGTGGTCGATCTCAATTCCGGGAAAACTGTTTTTAGTCTTGATCCCAAGAAATTGTTAGTTCCGGCTTCAACCATGAAGATGATCACTTCGGGAACCGCGTTGGAAATTTTAGGAGCCGATTACCGCTTTAAAACACAAATATCGTATACAGGTAACATCGGTAAAGATGGCGTTTTAGATGGCGACTTAGTATTGATTGGAGGAGCCGATCCGGCTTTGGGATCGGAATATTTCCTGGATCATTATTTTGAGTTTCTAAAAAACTGGGCCAAACAGGTAAAAGCAACGGGCATTAAAAAAGTAAAAGGCAATTTAATTCTGGATAGTGGAATTTATGATACGGAACGAATTCCTGACAGTTGGGTGTGGGGCGATATTGGAAATTATTACGGTGCCGGCCCAAATGCTTTTACGGTTTTTGATAATATGTACCGAATAACATTTTCATCGCCTAAAAAGGCAGGAAAGCTAACAACGGTGATTCAAACTTATCCTAAAATTAATGGTTTGCAAATCGTTAACGAAGTGCTTTCAGCTGATAATAATAGCGACAACGCCTATGTTTTTGGTGGCCCTTTTGACAAAAACAGAGTAATTCGTGGTACCATTCCGCGAAACCGTAAAGCTTTCACCATTAAAGCCTCTGTTCCCAATCCTGCCGAAGTTTTGGCTGATGCATTTCTTCAGAATCTTTTAGCGGAAGGTGTTTTTGTTGACGGAGAAATACACTTCGAGAAAAATGTGAGCAATAAAACAAAGTTGATCTTTACCCAGAAATCGCCAACATTAGCAGAAATTGCGGAAGTACTGAACCATGAAAGTGTGAACCTGTTTGCTGAGCATTTTTTGAAACAGATTGCTGTTGAGAAAAATGGATTGGGAAACCGTAAAGATGCCATTGAACTTGAGAAAGAATACTGGAAGAACAGGGGACTGGACATAGAGGACATTTTTATTGAAGACGGTAGTGGTCTTTCACATTTTAATGCTGTTTCTCCGGTATTTTTTACCCGTTTTTTAACCCGAATGGCATCAAACGATGCTTTTGTTGAGTCGTTACCTGTGGCTGGTAAGGGTACTTTTAAACGTTTTGATACGGAGAAACTACCCGGAAAAACATTGCAGGCAAAAAGTGGCTCGATGACGCGGGTACGTTGTTATTCGGGATATCTCACTACCGATAAAGGTCATAAATTAGTATTCTCATTTATGTTTAACCATTTCGGTGGTTCGCACAGTGCATTGATTAAGGAAATTGAGCAGCTTTTTGTAAAATTGAAACAAAACTATTAG
- a CDS encoding CDP-alcohol phosphatidyltransferase family protein: MKKIFVRGENIVNLPNAISLYRLLAFPVIFYAALVGNESLFVWLLCISLVSDVADGNLARYLKLQTHFGAALDNLADICTYAMAILGLFVFKWADIEPHSWFLFLFLGLFVVSYIVSFARFGKIPGLHLYSAVSAGYVQSIFFFVLFVFGFYTWFFYLAVGWGIVAYTEKILVLFKLDDIKIGVKGLYWLMKADKEAK, from the coding sequence ATGAAGAAAATTTTTGTACGTGGCGAGAATATTGTAAATCTGCCAAATGCGATTAGTTTATACCGTTTGTTAGCATTTCCGGTAATATTTTATGCGGCTCTTGTTGGCAACGAATCGTTGTTTGTATGGTTGCTTTGTATTAGCCTGGTAAGCGATGTTGCCGACGGAAACCTGGCACGTTACCTAAAACTGCAAACACATTTTGGTGCCGCGCTTGATAACCTGGCCGACATTTGTACCTATGCCATGGCTATTCTTGGTTTGTTTGTATTTAAATGGGCCGATATTGAACCACACAGCTGGTTCCTGTTCCTGTTTTTGGGATTATTTGTAGTTAGTTACATCGTGTCGTTTGCACGTTTCGGGAAAATTCCGGGACTACATTTGTATTCTGCTGTTTCGGCCGGATATGTGCAAAGTATATTCTTTTTTGTATTGTTTGTCTTCGGATTCTACACCTGGTTTTTCTACCTCGCAGTAGGATGGGGAATTGTAGCCTACACCGAAAAGATATTGGTACTCTTTAAACTCGACGATATAAAGATCGGGGTAAAGGGACTCTACTGGTTAATGAAAGCTGACAAAGAAGCTAAATAA
- a CDS encoding DUF190 domain-containing protein: MKTTEKTGVLKIYIGESDKINGRLLFEEIVFEARNAGLAGATVCKGVMSFGASHSIHTMKIFALSSDLPVTIEIIDNIDKLDQFTEKLNKILDESQRGGLVTFQELDVVRYARGLKYREEYH; the protein is encoded by the coding sequence ATGAAAACAACAGAAAAAACTGGAGTTCTGAAGATCTACATCGGAGAATCGGATAAAATAAATGGACGCTTATTGTTCGAAGAAATTGTGTTTGAAGCACGAAATGCGGGCTTGGCCGGAGCCACCGTTTGCAAAGGAGTAATGTCGTTTGGTGCCAGCCACAGTATTCATACCATGAAAATCTTTGCCTTGTCGAGCGACTTGCCGGTTACCATTGAAATAATCGATAACATCGACAAGCTCGATCAATTTACAGAGAAGCTAAACAAAATACTGGATGAAAGCCAGCGAGGAGGCTTAGTAACCTTTCAGGAGCTGGATGTTGTTCGTTACGCAAGAGGGCTAAAGTATCGCGAAGAATATCATTAA
- a CDS encoding alpha/beta hydrolase translates to MEQQLFKHREVSVNGIITHVIEAGNNKNQPILFLHGYPENWKEYEKVMVLLKDEFYVLAIDLPGIGTSAPIDKYDKLSVAGFIKNLLLTLDLKNVVLVGHDVGGMIVYPFVKHFSDILSKAVIICTAIPGVTPWEEVKRNPYIWHFAFYSVPELPESLIEGKHSILFEYFYNTISYNKSAINQKNKEAYIEAYDSKHSLKTALGWYRTFYYDEKENSQNLPVNTPVLYLKGAKDYGDIAAYIQGFRESGVNNIVGKSIPDSAHFGPEENPEFIAQTIAEFIKKK, encoded by the coding sequence ATGGAACAACAATTATTTAAACACCGGGAAGTAAGTGTAAATGGCATTATAACTCATGTAATAGAAGCTGGTAATAATAAAAACCAACCAATTCTATTTTTACATGGGTATCCTGAGAACTGGAAAGAGTATGAAAAAGTGATGGTTTTATTAAAGGATGAGTTCTATGTTTTAGCGATAGACCTTCCCGGGATTGGCACTTCTGCACCAATTGATAAATATGATAAATTATCAGTTGCGGGTTTTATAAAGAATCTGTTGTTAACTCTCGACTTAAAAAATGTTGTTTTGGTTGGACACGATGTTGGAGGAATGATCGTTTATCCATTTGTCAAACATTTTTCAGATATTCTTTCAAAAGCAGTTATAATCTGTACTGCAATACCTGGAGTTACCCCATGGGAAGAGGTTAAAAGAAATCCTTATATATGGCATTTTGCGTTTTATTCGGTTCCTGAACTTCCCGAATCACTGATTGAAGGAAAACATTCAATATTGTTTGAATATTTCTACAATACCATATCGTACAATAAATCAGCTATAAATCAAAAAAATAAAGAAGCATATATCGAAGCATATGATTCCAAACATAGCCTTAAAACAGCATTAGGTTGGTATCGAACATTTTATTACGATGAGAAAGAGAATTCGCAAAACCTTCCTGTAAACACTCCGGTACTATATCTTAAAGGAGCTAAAGATTATGGAGATATTGCAGCCTACATTCAAGGATTCAGGGAAAGTGGAGTAAATAACATAGTAGGAAAATCCATTCCTGACAGTGCACATTTCGGACCGGAAGAAAATCCGGAATTTATAGCACAAACAATAGCTGAATTTATAAAAAAGAAATAA
- a CDS encoding DUF6261 family protein → MIDKIIINSRTTEIHGTTRTINTSFQQSGLTEDVTLADIFTHLVNKNNELGVAIDRSKVDSMLADKDDVRDDAVRAVGYLVQGYLYHPRQAVHKAAATVKKVFDKYGFALTKESYVVESSHIASMLGDLAAPDVVAAIEQLNGVSQNIAKLQAAEDDFENTRARFAEEEAEESTKPIATTLKKNVVAIINDDLVPFLCYGERFHAATYGSFAATVAQLINDNNEQVKKRLKKNRDQ, encoded by the coding sequence ATGATTGATAAAATTATAATTAACAGCCGCACTACCGAAATTCATGGAACAACACGTACCATTAATACTTCGTTTCAGCAATCGGGATTAACCGAAGATGTTACGCTTGCCGATATTTTTACCCACTTGGTAAATAAAAACAATGAACTGGGAGTGGCTATCGACCGCTCGAAAGTTGATAGTATGCTGGCCGACAAAGACGATGTACGCGACGATGCTGTGCGTGCGGTGGGCTACCTGGTACAGGGTTATTTGTATCATCCTCGCCAGGCAGTGCACAAAGCAGCGGCCACGGTAAAAAAAGTGTTCGACAAATATGGTTTCGCCCTAACTAAGGAGAGTTACGTGGTAGAGTCGTCGCACATTGCATCGATGCTGGGCGATTTGGCTGCGCCCGATGTAGTAGCTGCCATTGAACAGCTTAATGGGGTGAGCCAAAATATTGCTAAGCTGCAGGCTGCCGAAGACGATTTTGAAAACACACGCGCCCGCTTTGCTGAAGAAGAGGCCGAAGAATCGACAAAACCCATTGCAACCACTTTAAAGAAAAACGTAGTGGCCATTATAAACGACGACCTGGTGCCGTTTCTGTGCTACGGCGAACGTTTTCATGCAGCTACCTACGGCTCTTTTGCCGCTACCGTAGCTCAGCTTATTAACGACAATAATGAACAGGTAAAAAAACGCTTAAAGAAAAATAGAGACCAATAG
- a CDS encoding SDR family oxidoreductase, which produces MKKIVINGANGYVASNFINELLLEDNKVVALARSNKKFTAEERVKAALKEMKGGEDVDFTNLEVHDYSLFEENFALQESELKTIFGGNIDYFHFAASLKFDIKSKEEIFGTNLQGVTNSVNTFQKYSEKESRFYFVSTAYSCGRINEPFKEKFYDNAEIDAFRNYYEQSKRYAENVIKDYIDNKGLNACILRLSQVVGNNKTGVTKTDYGIFDFSKRVQNLAKKYPESVIRLKVDPDSTQNLIPIDTAVTYLMSAVKAEQVPVILNLIAKSSVKNADILRSISSLMPINLVPDMTLEKEQMNSLERIMAIGMSFTGAYIDTNIAFDTTNLDSIVEEEVSEVTAESVHRMLTYFLKGDTDQQVRDIKAAV; this is translated from the coding sequence ATGAAGAAAATTGTTATAAACGGAGCAAACGGTTATGTTGCTTCAAATTTTATAAACGAATTATTGCTAGAGGACAACAAGGTGGTTGCACTTGCACGCAGTAATAAAAAGTTTACTGCCGAAGAGCGGGTGAAAGCCGCCTTGAAAGAGATGAAAGGAGGGGAGGATGTTGATTTTACAAATCTTGAAGTTCACGACTATTCGTTATTTGAAGAAAATTTTGCCCTGCAGGAAAGTGAGTTAAAAACCATTTTCGGGGGAAATATCGATTACTTCCATTTTGCGGCAAGTTTAAAATTTGATATAAAATCGAAAGAAGAAATTTTTGGAACAAATCTACAGGGAGTAACCAATTCGGTTAATACTTTTCAGAAATATTCGGAAAAAGAATCGCGCTTTTATTTTGTGAGTACTGCCTACTCATGTGGTCGTATTAACGAGCCGTTCAAGGAAAAATTCTACGATAATGCTGAAATTGATGCATTCAGGAATTACTACGAACAATCGAAACGATATGCTGAAAACGTTATTAAAGATTACATCGACAATAAAGGATTAAACGCTTGTATTTTGCGTTTGTCGCAGGTGGTTGGAAACAACAAAACCGGCGTAACAAAAACCGATTACGGTATTTTCGATTTCTCGAAACGCGTACAAAATCTGGCAAAAAAATATCCTGAGAGTGTAATTCGTTTAAAGGTTGATCCTGATTCAACTCAAAACCTTATTCCTATCGATACCGCAGTAACTTACCTGATGAGCGCAGTTAAAGCCGAGCAGGTGCCGGTTATACTGAATTTAATTGCAAAAAGCTCGGTAAAAAATGCCGACATTTTGAGAAGTATAAGCAGTTTAATGCCAATTAACCTGGTGCCCGACATGACTTTGGAGAAAGAGCAAATGAATTCGCTTGAACGGATTATGGCAATCGGTATGTCGTTTACAGGTGCTTACATCGATACCAATATTGCTTTCGATACCACCAATCTCGATTCGATTGTTGAAGAAGAAGTGAGTGAGGTAACCGCCGAATCGGTGCATCGTATGCTTACGTATTTCCTGAAGGGTGATACCGATCAGCAGGTACGCGACATTAAAGCTGCGGTATAA
- a CDS encoding C-GCAxxG-C-C family protein, which produces MNSKNTKESFVTEAQKQFDEGYACSQSVLLAFADHFKLDKTMAKRISSTFGGGMGRLRETCGAVTGGFMVMGLAFGNEEPKDMDTKLNSYKKVRELNKLVENIHGTTNCRQLLIKHATEAQVKDRKHHKIICRKMVGDATALVYDILKENNEI; this is translated from the coding sequence ATGAATTCAAAAAATACCAAAGAATCATTCGTTACAGAAGCTCAAAAACAATTTGATGAAGGTTATGCCTGCTCGCAATCGGTACTACTTGCATTTGCCGATCATTTTAAACTGGACAAAACCATGGCCAAGCGTATTTCGTCCACTTTTGGAGGAGGAATGGGACGTTTGCGCGAAACCTGTGGAGCTGTAACCGGCGGTTTTATGGTAATGGGACTGGCATTTGGCAACGAGGAACCAAAAGACATGGACACCAAACTAAACAGCTACAAAAAGGTTCGCGAATTAAATAAACTGGTTGAAAATATACACGGTACCACAAATTGCCGCCAGCTGCTAATAAAACACGCTACCGAAGCCCAGGTTAAAGACCGGAAACACCACAAAATTATTTGCCGCAAAATGGTTGGCGATGCCACTGCTCTTGTTTATGATATTCTGAAAGAAAACAACGAAATTTAA
- a CDS encoding GGGtGRT protein has product MPLFESYDRRIKQIDAVLNSYGISSVEEAKQICDDKGVDVYNVVKDTQPIAFENAMWAYIVGAAIAIKKGQTEASEIAATLGEGLQAFCIPGSVADDRKVGIGHGNLAAMLLREETKCFALLAGHESFAAAEGAIKIANFANRVRKEPLRVILNGLGKDAAKIISRINGFTYVQTQFDYKTGEVTEVSRKKYSEGTRGDVNCYGADDVREGVAILHKEGVDVSITGNSTNPTRFQHPVAGTYKKECLEQGKKYFSVASGGGTGRTLHPDNMAAGPASYGMTDTMGRMHSDAQFAGSSSVPAHVEMMGLIGMGNNPMVGASVAVAVAVSQA; this is encoded by the coding sequence ATGCCATTATTTGAAAGTTACGATAGAAGAATTAAACAGATTGATGCTGTTTTAAATTCATACGGAATTTCTTCAGTAGAAGAAGCAAAACAAATTTGCGACGACAAAGGTGTTGACGTTTATAACGTTGTTAAAGACACGCAACCTATTGCTTTTGAAAACGCAATGTGGGCTTATATTGTAGGAGCTGCAATTGCCATTAAAAAAGGCCAGACTGAAGCTTCTGAAATTGCTGCCACTTTAGGCGAAGGTTTACAGGCTTTCTGTATTCCGGGATCGGTTGCCGACGACAGAAAAGTAGGTATCGGTCATGGTAACCTGGCTGCTATGTTGTTGCGCGAAGAAACAAAATGTTTCGCTCTTTTGGCTGGTCACGAATCATTCGCTGCTGCTGAAGGTGCAATTAAAATTGCCAACTTCGCCAACCGCGTTCGTAAAGAGCCTTTACGTGTAATCCTTAACGGATTAGGAAAAGACGCTGCAAAAATTATCTCACGTATCAACGGTTTTACTTACGTTCAAACTCAGTTCGATTACAAAACTGGTGAAGTAACTGAAGTTAGCCGTAAGAAATACTCTGAAGGAACTCGTGGCGATGTAAATTGCTATGGTGCCGACGATGTACGCGAAGGTGTTGCCATTCTTCATAAAGAAGGTGTTGATGTATCAATTACCGGTAACTCAACTAACCCAACACGTTTCCAGCACCCGGTTGCAGGAACGTACAAAAAAGAATGTTTGGAGCAAGGTAAAAAATACTTCTCTGTTGCTTCTGGTGGTGGTACAGGTCGTACACTTCACCCTGATAACATGGCTGCAGGTCCTGCTTCATACGGTATGACTGACACTATGGGACGTATGCACTCTGATGCTCAGTTCGCAGGTTCTTCTTCAGTTCCAGCTCACGTTGAGATGATGGGATTGATCGGAATGGGTAACAATCCGATGGTTGGAGCTTCTGTTGCTGTTGCAGTAGCCGTTTCGCAAGCTTAA
- a CDS encoding phosphatidate cytidylyltransferase, whose amino-acid sequence MILTIYIFILSYFLLGAVGFFFINRKKEKDVARKSWTKFISYFIIIHVLFFSITIKPVIFQILVGVILLAGAFELLRLFKKADYKQSGFVIVSLLIYAVLGAGLWLFGAMDNKLVLFAFLILSIFDAFSQISGQLWGKTKIAPEISPNKTIGGTVGGALFAFASGFFLHGLYDNKWYVVAGLTLGIIVFAFLGDIAASLYKRKFGVKDYSNLIPGHGGFLDRFDSLIAGGAWVTFFFLMIGY is encoded by the coding sequence ATGATTTTAACAATATATATATTCATTTTGTCGTATTTTCTGCTTGGCGCAGTTGGTTTCTTTTTCATTAACCGGAAAAAGGAAAAGGATGTGGCCCGAAAAAGCTGGACGAAATTTATTAGCTATTTTATAATTATCCACGTTTTGTTTTTTAGCATTACCATAAAGCCGGTAATCTTTCAGATTTTGGTTGGAGTAATTTTGCTGGCAGGTGCTTTCGAACTTTTACGGCTATTTAAAAAGGCAGATTATAAACAATCAGGCTTTGTAATCGTTTCCTTACTTATCTATGCTGTTTTGGGGGCAGGATTGTGGTTGTTTGGGGCTATGGATAATAAGCTGGTGCTTTTTGCATTTCTGATCTTATCGATTTTTGATGCGTTTAGCCAGATTTCGGGACAACTTTGGGGGAAAACAAAGATTGCACCTGAAATCAGTCCAAATAAAACCATTGGAGGAACAGTTGGTGGTGCGTTGTTTGCTTTCGCAAGCGGCTTTTTTCTTCACGGATTATACGACAATAAATGGTATGTGGTTGCCGGGCTTACACTCGGAATAATTGTGTTTGCCTTTTTAGGCGACATTGCAGCATCGTTATACAAAAGGAAGTTTGGAGTAAAAGATTACAGCAACTTAATACCGGGGCACGGAGGTTTTCTCGACCGGTTTGATAGTTTAATTGCCGGAGGTGCCTGGGTAACATTTTTTTTTCTAATGATTGGTTATTAA
- a CDS encoding phosphatidate cytidylyltransferase — translation MGNTITLSVVYFIAIILLLAFNELNYRRLKVKGEFTRKFAHFTATIAVVPFPYIFSSHWYVFVLALIFFAALFITQYSKQLNSIHDIERKSIGSYLLPASIYLTFLMSDLLGSKFIFILPMLILGICDPMAAIVGMSFKTNNHKIKLFGIDTGKSIFGSGAFLLTSFVISLLALYFNRGVFDLKTFYIGLAVALVSTLAELFSWRGSDNLTIPLGGAFTLLLLM, via the coding sequence ATGGGAAACACGATAACGCTGTCAGTAGTATATTTTATTGCAATAATATTATTACTGGCTTTTAACGAACTTAACTACAGACGACTTAAAGTAAAAGGCGAGTTTACGCGAAAATTCGCGCACTTTACTGCTACCATTGCCGTGGTACCGTTTCCGTACATTTTTTCGAGCCATTGGTATGTGTTTGTATTGGCTTTAATATTTTTTGCAGCCTTGTTTATAACACAATACAGCAAGCAGCTGAATTCCATTCACGATATCGAGCGGAAATCGATTGGGAGTTACTTGCTACCGGCATCAATTTACCTTACTTTTTTAATGTCGGATTTGCTTGGTAGTAAATTTATTTTCATCCTGCCCATGCTGATTTTGGGAATATGCGACCCGATGGCAGCTATTGTAGGAATGAGCTTTAAAACAAACAATCATAAAATAAAATTATTTGGCATTGATACCGGGAAATCAATTTTCGGATCGGGTGCATTTTTACTCACCAGTTTTGTTATCAGTCTGTTGGCCCTGTATTTTAATCGTGGTGTTTTCGATTTGAAAACTTTTTATATTGGGTTGGCAGTTGCATTAGTTAGCACGCTGGCAGAATTGTTTAGTTGGCGCGGATCCGATAATTTAACCATTCCTCTTGGAGGAGCTTTTACCCTTTTACTCTTAATGTAA
- the crcB gene encoding fluoride efflux transporter CrcB — protein MLRTILLVGSGGFIGSVLRYLVQLFVEKGMSTTFPWGTFVANIAGSFVIGVVFALAQKGNFLNAEWRMFLAVGFCGGFTTFSSFAYNNLTMLKEQTYGQFFLNVGGSLFFGLLAVYLGMILVRAVIH, from the coding sequence ATGCTGCGAACAATATTACTAGTTGGGTCAGGAGGTTTTATCGGAAGTGTTTTACGATACCTGGTTCAGCTATTTGTGGAGAAAGGGATGAGTACCACTTTTCCGTGGGGAACATTTGTAGCCAACATAGCCGGTAGTTTTGTTATTGGTGTAGTGTTCGCCCTGGCACAAAAAGGCAACTTTCTGAATGCCGAGTGGCGTATGTTTTTAGCAGTAGGTTTTTGTGGCGGATTCACCACTTTCTCATCGTTTGCCTACAATAACCTCACGATGCTAAAAGAACAAACCTACGGACAATTTTTCCTAAATGTAGGCGGAAGTTTGTTTTTTGGACTACTGGCTGTTTACCTCGGAATGATTCTGGTACGGGCTGTCATTCATTAA
- a CDS encoding sulfite exporter TauE/SafE family protein has protein sequence MIFNSSFENIYLVLPLIGFIIGLFGTILGGGGGFFFLPVLTLIIGVPAHTAVATSLAATLPIGLVGSWGHYRKGNIDINTGALFSIAGIVGALVGARMTNLISEPQLKILFGVYSILIAINMLVAGARKYKEVEDEESKAKLKAVRIGKGSFFGLTAGLIAGTFGTSGTAPIIAGLFSMRLSVKLVVGTSLLVVLVNTVFAVGAHFLIGSIDLTLIAFLTSGSVIGAFLGPRLFSKAKIGKSEKKVKYVYAAVVTAIGILMIVNR, from the coding sequence ATGATTTTTAATTCTTCGTTTGAAAATATCTACCTTGTTTTACCCTTAATCGGTTTTATAATAGGGCTTTTTGGTACTATTCTGGGAGGTGGTGGCGGCTTTTTCTTTTTACCGGTACTTACCTTAATTATTGGTGTGCCTGCACACACAGCTGTTGCAACTTCGCTGGCAGCAACCTTGCCAATTGGTTTGGTTGGCTCGTGGGGACACTACCGAAAAGGAAATATAGATATCAATACCGGTGCTTTGTTTAGCATTGCCGGAATTGTTGGCGCTTTAGTGGGAGCACGTATGACAAATTTAATTTCGGAGCCGCAGTTAAAGATACTATTTGGCGTGTATTCCATTCTTATAGCCATAAATATGCTGGTTGCCGGAGCAAGAAAATACAAGGAGGTTGAAGACGAAGAAAGTAAAGCAAAGCTGAAAGCTGTGCGTATTGGAAAAGGTTCGTTTTTTGGTTTAACTGCGGGGTTAATTGCCGGAACATTTGGAACCAGCGGAACAGCACCTATTATTGCAGGATTGTTTTCGATGCGACTATCCGTAAAATTAGTGGTTGGTACATCGTTGCTGGTGGTTTTAGTTAACACTGTTTTTGCGGTTGGTGCACACTTTTTAATAGGTAGTATCGACTTAACTTTAATAGCCTTCCTAACATCTGGTTCGGTAATTGGTGCATTTTTAGGGCCTCGGCTATTCTCGAAAGCGAAGATCGGAAAATCAGAAAAGAAAGTGAAGTACGTGTATGCTGCTGTGGTTACAGCAATTGGTATTTTAATGATAGTAAACAGGTAA